Proteins from a single region of Desulfovibrio sp. JC022:
- a CDS encoding GGDEF domain-containing protein — translation MLQLLKKKAADLYETGEESLNILEGPGIGSLIQNAGRLNILYFAIQDFPTLSAMYGPEWADHLEERIHSTITEEGKTTLQHNDFHIFSFNAGEFFLLDPTDIMNRFSLQELAYQFKVNTENKVKSEQIGRIGNTVTINSGYSSFHAQHSNNKLWSNFLSSIGEARLEAQKNVDISKLELSNEFNEILSDSDIRCHYQPIVNLNDKSIHGWEALARGPQNSPFRSPLTLFDMAEQLGKLFQLEKICREAAIRTFGDHSPQHKLFLNIHPRTIVDPNFTTGETKRLLDKWGLKPGNIVFEITERHSVKDFKTFRKTLDHYRNQGYLVAIDDAGTGYSGLTSIAEIKPDYIKMDKSFVKNIETNQVNRALIDTFTDFAEKIGGKLIVEGVETQAQALTLIDMGVHLGQGYFFARPQRNKPQLSAESLTLRRTSDLIANTVTYGIPVKNLVNKVESVESDIPVPMVQQIFKETNTLNSIVVVKNNFPCGLVMEYNLNKHLSGKYGVALYSNKPIASVMDDGPLIVDLETTVEKVSQQAMARARKQAYDDVIVTWKGQLMGTVSVQRLLDTLAHAQVEMAKGTNPLSGLPGNLDIEKEIDRRMKAKEKYSIIYADLDNFKVYNDTYGFKNGDKIILQISKIISWAGKRHGASGDFVGHIGGDDFVMVTDPSKAERICKSITRIFKRLVKNNYNETDAGNGWMEGKGRDGSISRFPLVSVSLAILDCEPDQNLMEIGEQAASLKKWAKSIEGNCWVRERRKK, via the coding sequence ATGTTACAATTATTAAAGAAAAAAGCTGCCGATTTATACGAGACCGGCGAAGAAAGTTTGAACATTCTGGAAGGACCGGGCATAGGGAGTCTCATTCAGAATGCAGGCCGGCTCAACATACTCTATTTCGCAATTCAGGACTTCCCGACCCTCTCCGCCATGTACGGCCCGGAATGGGCAGACCACCTGGAAGAAAGAATACATTCCACCATAACAGAAGAAGGGAAAACAACACTACAACACAATGATTTTCACATCTTTTCATTCAATGCCGGAGAATTCTTCCTGCTTGACCCCACAGATATAATGAACCGATTCTCTTTGCAGGAACTGGCCTATCAATTCAAGGTAAACACTGAAAATAAGGTAAAAAGCGAGCAGATCGGACGCATCGGAAACACGGTCACCATAAACAGCGGGTACTCATCATTTCATGCCCAGCATTCAAATAACAAACTATGGTCAAACTTTCTTTCATCCATTGGCGAAGCACGTCTTGAAGCCCAGAAGAACGTAGACATATCCAAGCTGGAATTAAGCAATGAATTCAATGAAATCTTAAGCGATTCTGATATCCGCTGCCACTACCAGCCCATTGTGAACCTGAACGATAAATCCATCCACGGCTGGGAGGCCCTTGCAAGAGGGCCGCAAAACTCACCCTTTCGCTCCCCTCTAACCCTTTTCGACATGGCTGAACAACTCGGCAAATTGTTTCAGCTGGAAAAAATATGCCGCGAAGCAGCTATCAGAACATTCGGGGATCACAGCCCCCAGCACAAACTTTTTCTCAACATTCATCCCAGAACTATTGTCGACCCCAATTTCACCACCGGGGAAACAAAAAGGTTGCTGGATAAATGGGGTCTCAAACCCGGAAATATTGTCTTTGAAATTACCGAACGCCACAGCGTAAAGGACTTCAAAACCTTCCGCAAAACATTGGATCATTACCGCAACCAAGGTTATCTGGTTGCCATAGATGATGCCGGAACAGGTTATTCCGGCCTGACTTCCATTGCTGAAATCAAACCCGATTACATCAAAATGGACAAATCATTTGTCAAGAATATTGAAACCAACCAAGTCAACCGGGCTTTGATCGACACTTTCACCGACTTTGCGGAAAAAATCGGCGGCAAGCTGATCGTGGAAGGAGTGGAAACACAGGCACAAGCCCTGACACTGATCGACATGGGCGTACATCTGGGTCAGGGATATTTTTTTGCCCGGCCACAAAGAAATAAACCACAACTCAGTGCGGAATCTCTGACCCTGCGCCGGACCTCCGATCTAATTGCTAATACCGTAACATATGGAATTCCGGTAAAAAATCTGGTCAACAAAGTTGAGTCAGTTGAATCAGACATTCCGGTTCCCATGGTGCAGCAGATATTCAAGGAAACCAACACGCTGAACAGCATCGTGGTAGTAAAGAACAACTTTCCCTGCGGACTGGTCATGGAATACAACCTGAACAAACACCTTTCCGGCAAATACGGAGTTGCCCTCTACTCCAACAAACCCATAGCATCGGTAATGGATGACGGACCACTAATTGTAGACCTTGAAACCACAGTGGAAAAAGTTTCACAGCAGGCCATGGCCCGAGCCAGAAAACAAGCCTACGATGATGTAATTGTCACCTGGAAAGGACAGCTCATGGGTACGGTTTCAGTGCAGCGTCTTCTCGACACACTGGCCCACGCACAAGTGGAAATGGCTAAAGGAACAAACCCGCTCAGCGGTCTGCCCGGTAATCTCGACATTGAAAAAGAAATCGACCGGCGCATGAAGGCGAAAGAAAAGTACAGCATAATTTACGCTGATCTGGATAATTTCAAAGTCTACAACGACACCTACGGCTTCAAAAACGGGGACAAAATAATCCTTCAAATCAGCAAAATCATCTCATGGGCCGGCAAAAGACATGGAGCCAGCGGTGATTTCGTAGGCCATATCGGCGGGGATGATTTTGTTATGGTTACTGACCCCTCAAAAGCTGAACGCATCTGCAAGTCCATAACCCGTATATTCAAACGTCTGGTCAAGAACAACTACAATGAAACTGATGCGGGTAACGGCTGGATGGAAGGCAAAGGACGCGACGGCTCCATCTCCAGATTTCCACTGGTCTCAGTGTCCCTTGCAATCCTCGATTGTGAACCGGACCAGAATCTCATGGAAATAGGCGAACAGGCCGCATCTCTAAAAAAATGGGCCAAGTCCATCGAAGGCAACTGCTGGGTTCGGGAAAGAAGAAAAAAATAG
- a CDS encoding ATP-dependent RecD-like DNA helicase — protein MSDTLTGEVRTVVYHNEENGYIVARVSSKDEPMQITVVGVLGTLTPGESVELHGRWKQHPKFGRQFEADFYERIRPATEAGVIRFLKSSSIKGIGESIATDMVKTFGIEVLDILDDEPEKLLKIKGISKKKLEAIKESWSSQREIKNLIVFLHTHEVPPTYAAKIFNLYGAQSVTKISENPYELAYEIRGIGFKTADTMALKLGFAPDSPQRIEAAIVYSLFSVSERGGHMFRPKDKLIGDVTKMLGGVDLELISEGIHSLEERKRVRVENLPEQDIDEAVFLMHFYRFEREICKRLHGLVSHPSPVSREKVEKALPEVESELGFELSDEQREAVFEACVNKFFIITGGPGTGKTTITRAVVMTLKELGLKVKLAAPTGRAAKRLSEATGRQASTIHRMLQFTPEDGGFYYNEDQKLKADVLVVDEASMLDAQLCLAVLRAVPLTCRVIFVGDVNQLPSVGPGNVLSDLLQSGQVQSAVLNHIFRQAQESYIVVNAHRINDGEFPMPHPADAPEADFYWIPQESTQKVQEMIVQTVCERIPERYGLDPMTDVQVLTPMHKGDVGTQKLNAVLQEKLNPGNGKGLKRGFVEYRVGDRVLQLRNNYDKEVFNGDLGRVMYINTEENELTAEFDGNIVHYELSELDELTLAYAVSVHKSQGSEYPAVVMPIVSQHYMLLQRNLLYTGLTRARKLAVLIGSKRAFNIGLNNVTAGKRFTNLRHRIKQIFDENLF, from the coding sequence ATGTCAGATACGTTAACAGGTGAAGTCCGGACAGTTGTTTATCATAATGAAGAGAACGGTTACATAGTAGCCCGTGTTTCATCCAAGGACGAACCGATGCAGATCACGGTTGTGGGAGTTCTGGGCACACTCACACCCGGTGAATCAGTTGAACTTCATGGACGCTGGAAACAGCACCCCAAATTTGGTCGTCAGTTCGAGGCCGATTTTTATGAAAGAATCCGCCCGGCAACCGAGGCCGGGGTTATCCGTTTCTTGAAGTCATCTTCCATTAAGGGCATTGGTGAATCAATCGCCACGGATATGGTTAAGACTTTTGGCATAGAAGTGCTGGACATTCTTGATGATGAACCGGAAAAGCTGCTCAAGATCAAAGGTATTTCCAAGAAGAAGCTGGAAGCGATCAAGGAATCGTGGTCATCCCAGCGTGAAATCAAGAACCTTATTGTTTTTCTGCATACCCATGAGGTGCCGCCCACCTACGCTGCAAAAATTTTCAATCTCTACGGCGCACAGTCGGTCACCAAAATTAGCGAAAATCCTTATGAACTGGCTTATGAAATCCGGGGCATCGGTTTTAAAACCGCCGATACTATGGCCCTTAAGCTCGGTTTCGCTCCTGATTCTCCGCAGCGCATTGAGGCGGCAATTGTTTATTCCCTGTTTTCAGTAAGTGAGCGGGGCGGGCATATGTTTCGCCCAAAAGACAAGCTAATTGGGGATGTGACTAAGATGCTGGGCGGTGTTGATCTGGAATTGATCAGCGAAGGTATTCATTCACTGGAAGAACGCAAAAGGGTGCGGGTGGAGAATCTGCCGGAACAGGATATTGATGAAGCGGTTTTCCTGATGCATTTCTATCGTTTTGAGCGGGAGATTTGTAAACGGCTGCACGGATTGGTCAGCCATCCCTCCCCGGTGAGCCGGGAAAAGGTGGAAAAGGCCCTGCCCGAAGTTGAATCCGAACTTGGTTTTGAGCTTTCAGATGAGCAGCGCGAAGCGGTTTTTGAGGCCTGCGTAAATAAATTTTTTATCATCACCGGAGGACCGGGCACAGGTAAGACTACCATCACCCGCGCTGTGGTCATGACCCTGAAAGAGCTGGGGCTGAAGGTCAAACTTGCCGCTCCCACCGGACGTGCTGCCAAGCGACTTTCCGAGGCTACCGGGCGGCAGGCTTCCACCATTCATCGCATGTTGCAGTTTACCCCGGAAGACGGTGGTTTTTATTACAATGAAGACCAGAAGCTCAAGGCCGATGTGCTGGTGGTGGATGAAGCTTCCATGCTCGATGCCCAGCTTTGTCTTGCGGTGCTTCGCGCTGTGCCTTTGACCTGCCGTGTAATTTTTGTGGGTGATGTTAACCAGCTCCCTTCTGTTGGGCCGGGTAACGTTCTGTCCGATTTGCTGCAAAGCGGACAGGTCCAGAGTGCGGTTCTGAATCATATTTTTCGTCAGGCGCAGGAAAGCTACATCGTAGTCAATGCTCACCGCATCAATGACGGGGAATTCCCCATGCCGCATCCGGCAGATGCACCTGAGGCAGACTTCTACTGGATTCCGCAGGAGTCTACGCAAAAGGTGCAGGAAATGATTGTGCAGACAGTGTGCGAGCGGATTCCTGAACGGTATGGCCTTGATCCCATGACGGATGTGCAGGTGCTGACTCCCATGCATAAAGGGGATGTCGGTACCCAGAAGTTGAATGCTGTGTTGCAGGAAAAACTTAATCCCGGAAACGGCAAGGGACTTAAGCGCGGTTTTGTTGAATATCGTGTGGGCGACCGTGTTTTGCAGCTGCGCAACAATTACGACAAAGAAGTATTCAACGGCGATCTTGGCCGGGTCATGTATATTAATACTGAAGAGAACGAACTTACTGCCGAGTTTGACGGTAACATCGTGCATTACGAGCTTTCCGAGCTGGATGAATTGACTCTCGCATACGCAGTCAGTGTGCATAAATCGCAGGGCAGCGAATATCCGGCAGTGGTTATGCCTATTGTTTCGCAGCATTACATGCTTTTGCAGCGCAATCTGCTCTATACCGGGCTGACCAGAGCCCGCAAGCTGGCTGTGCTTATCGGCAGCAAACGTGCTTTTAATATCGGGCTCAATAACGTGACCGCAGGCAAGCGGTTTACCAACCTGCGCCATCGTATCAAGCAGATTTTCGACGAAAATTTATTTTAA
- the recR gene encoding recombination mediator RecR: MENLPEPLRVVAQELAKLPGLGPKSALRIALTMLKMPKEKVTGIGQSVIDLRDKLCICEQCASITDTCPCKICSDPKREHDKLCLVSEWDSLLAIEEMGLYRGYYLVLGGLLSPLDGVTPQQLEFQKLEERLAKDEVKELILALGATVDAEATASFIKNMVESKFPGIELSRLAQGIPIGSEVKYTDKETLRQSLEYRQKL; the protein is encoded by the coding sequence ATGGAAAATTTACCTGAGCCGTTACGGGTTGTAGCGCAGGAATTGGCAAAACTTCCCGGTCTTGGTCCTAAGTCCGCCTTGAGAATTGCACTGACCATGCTGAAGATGCCCAAAGAGAAAGTAACTGGCATCGGGCAGAGTGTTATTGACCTGCGTGATAAGCTTTGCATCTGTGAGCAGTGTGCCAGCATTACCGATACCTGTCCCTGTAAAATCTGTTCCGATCCCAAGAGGGAGCACGACAAGCTATGTCTTGTTTCGGAATGGGATTCACTGTTGGCAATTGAGGAAATGGGGCTTTATCGCGGCTACTATCTGGTGCTGGGCGGCCTGCTTTCACCGCTGGACGGCGTGACTCCGCAGCAGCTTGAGTTTCAGAAGCTTGAAGAACGCCTTGCCAAGGACGAAGTTAAGGAATTGATTCTCGCGCTGGGTGCTACTGTTGATGCTGAAGCCACAGCTTCGTTCATCAAAAATATGGTTGAATCAAAATTTCCCGGTATCGAGCTTTCCCGTCTTGCGCAGGGCATCCCCATCGGATCAGAAGTAAAATACACAGACAAAGAAACGTTACGGCAGTCACTGGAATACCGCCAGAAGTTGTAA
- a CDS encoding YbaB/EbfC family nucleoid-associated protein, producing MKGMNDLVRQAQVMQRKMTALQDELKTREVESSAGGGMVNVKVNGSSEVLEIKIDPAIVDPEDVEMIQDLVLAAVNDANKKAKAMMESEMSAITGGMNIPGMF from the coding sequence ATGAAAGGTATGAACGATCTCGTACGTCAGGCTCAGGTTATGCAGCGTAAAATGACAGCTTTGCAGGATGAGCTTAAGACCCGCGAAGTGGAAAGCTCCGCTGGCGGCGGAATGGTTAACGTAAAGGTTAACGGTTCCTCCGAAGTTCTTGAAATCAAAATTGACCCTGCCATCGTTGACCCTGAAGATGTAGAAATGATTCAGGATCTCGTGCTCGCAGCTGTTAACGATGCCAACAAGAAAGCAAAAGCCATGATGGAGTCCGAAATGTCTGCCATCACCGGCGGTATGAACATCCCCGGCATGTTCTAA
- the dnaX gene encoding DNA polymerase III subunit gamma/tau — translation MSTSNLTAKYRPQTFGEVAGQKAVKTILSRAAAQDKIAPAYLFSGTRGVGKTTIARIFAKALNCKNAPTAEPCNECDNCRQITAGVGVDVVEIDAASHGKVDDARRLKEDIGYAPIEFRYKVFIIDEAHMLTVQAFNALLKTLEEPPPHATFIMATTETHKFPATIISRCQHYAFKMLTNDELTAHLSNILNMEKIEYEQGAIDLIAKRGAGSVRDSMSLLGQVLALGSEKLLEGDVRSILGLAGRDVFFSLMQAIHSRDLVSVGETVQQVLGRGLDLGFFIRELGNCWRNMFLLNQSGERAVPLLGLSSEEAAEFMKWSQTFDRSFIHACWQMTVDGQRKVMTSLEPAMALELLLLNMASLTDLISMERAGALASAAPAPQSAPAAPVNQAPPPSQPPTGQPSGGQPGGQQGMQQQQVPPQNQSMQNQGMGANGRPMGRTESGPPAGSRSTNDMGADDSSLPDAAGLQTDNDLNPPVPESESPAPEVPPLERVPTEPAPAKPAFPASVSGPRDFKGFLQYVADSGNGSISGLSKCKGEFADGKLVLTCANPFHQSQVGGRDSRGLVSRLAAEYFGPETELDIQISQKGKRKSRQEIRDEVEAHPDVKRVMESFGASILSIEPRKDI, via the coding sequence ATGAGTACATCAAATCTGACAGCAAAATATCGTCCGCAGACTTTTGGTGAAGTTGCCGGACAGAAAGCAGTCAAAACAATTCTTTCCCGTGCAGCCGCGCAGGACAAGATTGCTCCCGCATACCTTTTTAGCGGTACACGCGGGGTAGGCAAGACCACTATTGCCAGAATTTTCGCCAAGGCACTTAACTGCAAAAACGCGCCAACTGCCGAACCCTGTAACGAATGCGACAATTGCCGCCAGATTACCGCAGGTGTCGGCGTGGATGTGGTCGAGATAGATGCCGCATCGCACGGTAAGGTCGACGATGCCCGCAGGCTTAAGGAAGATATCGGCTACGCGCCCATTGAATTTCGATACAAGGTTTTTATTATCGATGAAGCGCACATGCTCACTGTGCAGGCTTTCAACGCTCTGCTGAAAACCCTTGAAGAGCCGCCGCCCCACGCAACATTCATCATGGCGACCACTGAAACACACAAGTTTCCGGCCACCATTATCAGCCGTTGTCAGCATTACGCTTTCAAGATGCTCACCAATGATGAGCTTACTGCACATCTTTCCAATATTCTGAATATGGAAAAGATTGAGTATGAGCAGGGAGCTATCGACCTTATTGCAAAGCGCGGTGCGGGCAGTGTGCGTGATTCCATGTCCCTGCTGGGACAGGTGCTTGCTCTCGGCAGCGAAAAGCTGCTTGAAGGTGACGTGCGTTCCATTCTCGGCCTTGCCGGGCGGGATGTTTTCTTTTCGCTTATGCAGGCAATTCATTCGCGGGATCTTGTTTCTGTTGGTGAGACAGTGCAGCAGGTTCTTGGGCGTGGGCTTGATCTTGGATTTTTCATCCGTGAACTGGGCAATTGCTGGCGGAATATGTTTCTGCTCAATCAGTCCGGTGAACGGGCGGTTCCGTTGCTCGGACTTTCATCTGAGGAAGCGGCTGAATTCATGAAATGGTCTCAGACCTTTGACCGTTCATTCATTCATGCCTGCTGGCAGATGACTGTGGACGGGCAGCGCAAGGTTATGACCAGCCTTGAACCGGCCATGGCTTTGGAATTGCTTTTGCTCAATATGGCAAGTCTTACTGACCTTATTTCCATGGAACGGGCCGGGGCACTCGCTTCCGCTGCACCTGCGCCGCAATCTGCACCTGCGGCTCCTGTTAATCAGGCTCCTCCGCCAAGTCAGCCGCCGACAGGCCAGCCTTCCGGTGGACAGCCTGGCGGGCAGCAGGGGATGCAACAGCAGCAGGTTCCTCCGCAGAATCAGTCCATGCAGAATCAGGGTATGGGCGCGAATGGTAGGCCTATGGGCCGCACTGAGTCCGGACCTCCGGCTGGTAGCCGTTCTACAAATGATATGGGAGCTGATGATTCCTCCCTTCCTGACGCGGCAGGTTTACAGACCGATAATGATTTAAATCCTCCCGTTCCCGAATCGGAAAGCCCTGCGCCGGAGGTTCCTCCATTGGAACGTGTTCCGACTGAACCTGCTCCGGCTAAGCCCGCGTTTCCGGCTTCTGTCAGCGGGCCGCGCGATTTCAAGGGATTTCTGCAATATGTTGCTGACAGCGGAAACGGTTCTATTTCAGGGCTTAGCAAATGTAAGGGTGAATTTGCTGATGGTAAACTTGTCCTTACCTGTGCCAACCCGTTTCACCAGAGTCAGGTGGGTGGACGTGATTCGCGCGGTCTTGTTTCCCGGCTTGCTGCGGAATATTTCGGCCCTGAAACTGAATTGGATATCCAGATCAGCCAGAAGGGCAAGCGCAAGAGCAGGCAGGAGATCCGTGATGAAGTGGAAGCCCATCCGGATGTGAAAAGGGTGATGGAGTCCTTCGGGGCCAGCATTCTTTCCATTGAACCGCGTAAAGATATTTAG
- a CDS encoding branched-chain amino acid transaminase yields MVQKAEKIWFDGELVNWDDAQVHVLTHTLHYGAGVFEGIRAYATVDGKSAVFRLREHVVRLFDSAKILGMTIPFTVEEIHDAILETLKVNGLKEGYIRPLVFIGDGAMGVHPGKNPIRVCIATWPWGAYLGEDALEKGIRVKTSSFNRHHVNVMMTKSKACGNYVNSILAKVEAVQDGYDEALMLDTSGFVSEATGENIFIVKDNVIKTTPLTSVLPGITRASLMKVARDLGYEVVEQLFTRDELYIADEAFFCGTAAEVTPICEVDNRTIGEGKRGPIGTILQKEYFNAVKGGNDEYKNWLDYYEI; encoded by the coding sequence ATGGTTCAAAAAGCAGAGAAAATCTGGTTTGACGGTGAATTGGTTAACTGGGACGACGCACAGGTTCACGTGCTTACCCATACCCTGCATTACGGTGCCGGTGTATTCGAAGGTATCCGCGCATACGCAACTGTAGATGGCAAATCCGCTGTTTTCAGATTGCGTGAACACGTGGTTCGTCTTTTCGATTCCGCAAAGATTCTCGGAATGACAATTCCTTTTACTGTTGAAGAAATCCACGACGCGATTCTTGAGACCTTGAAAGTGAACGGCCTGAAAGAAGGCTACATCCGTCCTCTGGTTTTCATCGGTGACGGTGCCATGGGTGTACACCCCGGCAAGAACCCCATCCGTGTCTGCATCGCAACATGGCCCTGGGGTGCTTACCTTGGTGAAGATGCTCTTGAAAAGGGTATCCGTGTAAAGACTTCTTCCTTTAACCGCCATCATGTAAACGTCATGATGACCAAGTCCAAGGCTTGCGGTAACTACGTCAACTCCATCCTTGCAAAGGTTGAAGCTGTGCAGGACGGTTACGATGAAGCTCTCATGCTCGATACTTCCGGTTTTGTTTCCGAAGCTACCGGCGAGAACATTTTCATCGTAAAAGATAACGTAATCAAGACCACTCCGCTTACTTCCGTACTTCCCGGCATCACCCGTGCCAGCCTGATGAAGGTTGCCCGTGACCTCGGTTACGAAGTGGTAGAGCAGCTCTTCACTCGCGACGAACTTTACATTGCTGATGAAGCTTTCTTCTGCGGTACTGCTGCTGAAGTTACCCCCATCTGCGAAGTGGATAACCGCACCATCGGTGAAGGCAAGCGTGGTCCTATCGGTACCATCCTCCAGAAAGAGTACTTCAACGCTGTTAAAGGCGGCAATGACGAGTACAAAAACTGGCTGGATTACTACGAGATTTAG
- a CDS encoding isoamylase early set domain-containing protein, with the protein MALSKKFLKTKPVCKVKFDVEKDQVENGEAIYLVGDFNGWDQNSIPMKKLKSGKYTVTVDLETGRDYQFRYLAGGSVWFNDTSPDRTETTPYGDSENSVVSV; encoded by the coding sequence GTGGCTCTTTCCAAGAAATTTCTGAAGACCAAGCCTGTGTGTAAGGTTAAGTTTGATGTGGAAAAGGATCAGGTGGAAAATGGCGAGGCCATTTATCTGGTCGGCGATTTTAACGGTTGGGATCAAAATTCCATCCCCATGAAAAAACTGAAAAGCGGTAAGTATACTGTGACTGTGGATCTTGAAACCGGGCGTGATTACCAGTTTCGTTATTTAGCCGGGGGTAGTGTCTGGTTCAATGATACCTCGCCGGACCGTACCGAAACAACTCCGTACGGAGACTCAGAAAATTCGGTGGTCAGCGTTTAG
- a CDS encoding aminotransferase class I/II-fold pyridoxal phosphate-dependent enzyme → MDKFPRVHRLPPYVFAKVNELKMQMRHEGEDIIDLGMGNPDLPTPQHIVDKLVEAAQKPANHRYSASRGIKGLRREMALWYKRRYGVELDYDQEVVVTMGAKEGLAHLALVMLSPGDVVFAPDPSYPIHPYASIIAGADVRRIPMAHDRDFFEDLELAMRQTWPKPKLLIINFPHNPTGITADIPFFEKIVDFAKENDLLVIHDLAYADFTFDGYEAPSFLQARGAKDVGVEFFSLSKSYSMPGWRVGFCCGNQEMVQALTRIKSYLDYGLFQPIQIAACHALSGPQDCVREIMDVYQDRRDALCEGLQRIGWDVTPPKATQFVWAPIPEQFKDLGSVEFSKLLLRECKVAVAPGLGFGHYGDDHVRMALVENRQRINQAVRGMKDLFAKG, encoded by the coding sequence ATGGACAAGTTTCCAAGAGTTCACCGGCTGCCCCCCTATGTGTTTGCCAAGGTGAACGAACTGAAAATGCAGATGCGCCACGAAGGCGAAGACATCATCGACCTAGGTATGGGGAACCCGGATCTCCCCACCCCCCAGCACATTGTAGACAAACTGGTTGAAGCGGCGCAGAAACCCGCCAACCATCGCTACAGCGCGTCTAGGGGAATTAAAGGTCTGCGCAGGGAAATGGCGCTTTGGTATAAAAGAAGATATGGCGTTGAACTGGATTATGATCAGGAAGTGGTCGTTACCATGGGCGCCAAAGAGGGGCTGGCGCACCTGGCGTTGGTTATGCTTTCACCCGGTGATGTTGTTTTCGCGCCGGACCCGTCTTATCCCATCCACCCTTACGCAAGTATTATTGCAGGAGCGGATGTAAGACGTATTCCCATGGCTCATGATCGTGATTTTTTTGAAGATCTCGAACTGGCAATGCGCCAGACATGGCCCAAGCCAAAACTGCTGATCATCAACTTTCCGCATAACCCCACCGGGATTACCGCGGACATTCCGTTCTTTGAAAAAATCGTCGATTTTGCAAAAGAAAACGACTTGCTGGTCATTCATGACCTTGCATACGCCGACTTTACTTTTGACGGTTACGAAGCCCCAAGCTTCTTGCAGGCTCGCGGCGCAAAAGACGTGGGCGTAGAATTCTTCTCCCTGTCCAAGAGCTATTCCATGCCCGGCTGGCGCGTAGGATTCTGCTGCGGCAATCAGGAAATGGTACAGGCTCTAACCCGTATCAAAAGTTATCTGGACTACGGACTTTTCCAGCCCATCCAGATCGCGGCCTGCCATGCCCTTTCCGGACCGCAGGATTGCGTTCGAGAAATTATGGACGTTTATCAGGACCGTCGTGATGCTCTTTGCGAAGGGTTGCAGCGTATCGGCTGGGACGTAACCCCGCCCAAAGCCACCCAGTTTGTCTGGGCACCGATCCCTGAGCAATTCAAGGATCTCGGTTCTGTGGAATTTTCCAAACTGCTGCTGCGTGAATGCAAGGTTGCGGTGGCTCCCGGACTAGGCTTCGGCCACTACGGGGATGACCACGTACGCATGGCCCTTGTGGAAAACAGACAGAGAATCAATCAGGCCGTACGCGGCATGAAAGATCTTTTCGCAAAAGGCTAA